Genomic window (Magnolia sinica isolate HGM2019 chromosome 10, MsV1, whole genome shotgun sequence):
TCTCCATGCCGACGCACATCGAAAAATGTGTATCACCATTCACcaatacaaatcaaaacattgtaTCAGAAATATGCATCAGGCAAAACACTACATATTGGCCAACATTTGGACCATGGCTACTGTGATGATGATATACATCCTTCTGTAGTTTTTTCATCCAGGCTCTTCTTTGTTTGTCATACTTGAGTTGGTAGTTGGTACTTGAAAAGTAACTCAGTAACACCATTAAGCAAGCTTCAATTCAAATTCATCTCACTTCAATTTAAAATCATTAACAATTGTGAACCCTACACCCATGTAATTCTTTAGTGAATCGTACAATTCATGTACGACATCCATTAAACAGAACAAAGTCAAATCACGGATCACTATCTCCAAAAATCAAGTCAAATTGTCTGATCTGATCTGTAAACAATAGGCTTGTAACATAAGCGATCTAGATTAACATGAGAAGTCAGCAGTCAACCCAAcaaatttaaatttcaaggatgcACCATAAACAATCATGGAACAAAACCCATCAGTTTTTATGATGGAGAAAGAGAATCAAGAACATCATACACTATCTCATTCATGATGATGTATAAAAATTAACCACACATTTCAAAACTTCGCTTATATCATCAGTACATCAGTACGCTACCAAATCATTGAAGATTCATTATACCGCATCACACATAATTGGTGCATTTTACTCCTCGGCTAAAACATTTTGGGAAGTCATTCAACTTGTTTAGCAATACAGCAAAATCAGGATCAAAGCTACCCTCTTAATTGATACACGAATTCTCACTTCACTAACATTTATCATTCCAgacatttcaaaagaaaaaagaaaagaaaagaaaaaggaaagggccATAATTAACTAGAAAAACAAATACAAAAAACAAAATCTGCATTGAAAGACTTCAAAATAGAAAGACATACTCAATTTCAATGAAGTCCTTGAAGCAGAGAAAGAACTCCACAGTGTGATGCCTTCCACATGCGTAACTAAAAAGCAACAAGTAAACAACCCCATCAAAACCAATCACTCTTTTTCACTGTCTTATCTTAGTagctttcttcttcccttcccTCTTTTTCTCCTCCGGCTTCTCATCCTTGCTTCTCTTCTTCACTCCATCACTACTAGACAAACCAGCATTCACTTCCACATTCCGTACCTTCTTTACCTTTGCCAACACCTTCAGCGTCCCAACTTCCAACTCCTCCATTGCTGATGCCTTCTTTTTATTACTTTTCTTCTTACTCATTATTTCAGCATCACCTCCAGTCACCTCACCACCATCCATACCGTCATCAGCATTCACCATCAAATCATGAAGATGGCCACCATCTACATTCCGCCCCTTCTTTACCTTCACCGACTTCTTCAGTGTCCCACCATCCAACTCATCCATTGCTGCTGCCTTCTTCTTTTTATTACTTTTCTTCTTACCCATCATTTCAGCAGCACCTCCATTCACCTCGACACCATCTATACCGTCATCTGCATTCATCACCAAGTCATCAATATCACCATCCATATGCCCAGTACTTAACTCTTCCGTCACCGCTGTCTTCTTCCTTTTGTTCTTATTCTTATTACCCGACAATTCAGCATTCCCTCCTTTTGCATCACCATCATTTATACCATCATCATCAACTGTCTTTGCCATCAATGCATTGATATCACCATCCATATAACGAACTTCATGAATTCTCCCCTTCTTAgacaccttcttcttcttcttcttctctgactccttctccttcctcttctctgaCTCTTCCTTCTCTTCAGCAACTTCCGGGCCATTCTTTAACTTTGGAACAATCACCTCCTCCTTGAAAGCTTCGATCTTCAACCCCATCTCCGGCACCACCTGATAAATTGGCAGCGCCAACGAATCCAGAGACCTCAAATGGAAGGACCGCACGTTCGCCCACTTCTTCGGCACAACCTCCACTGCCCCAGCAATCGCGGCAACCACATTCTCCACAACCTCATCCCGCCCCATCGACAACTTCCCCACCTTCAGAGTGCAACAAGTCCCCGTCCGCAGGTACAGCAGCGCAGACCCACAGGCCTGCTCGATCTGCTCCTTCCAATTCTTATGCCGCAGGTCGATTGGGATCgggatcttcttcttcttgaagaactGCTTTCCAAGGAGGCGAGGGAGGACTGGAACAACACGCTTGTCAGTAAAGAAGAGATCGTACGAGCCGCAGAGCTGGCGCTTGGCCTCGAACGGGCGGTAATCGGATTTGAGCTTGGTGATCTTGAGGACTTTGGAGATTGGGATGGATTCAGAATCGATCTTCTTCTTGGCGGATTCGGAGGTGAGTCCGGACCTCGATCGATCGTCGATGATGAGGCAGATTTCAAGGGGTGAGGGAAGGACAGGGTTTGGAAGTAGGATTTTGTAAGGGTTCGTGCGGGGATTCGAGGGGATCTTCTTGAGGGTTAGGGTTAGGTAGAAGAACTCCTCGTGCTCGAGGAGCTGGGCCTTTCCATGCTTCGGCTGGGATTTTATCCATTTGATGAGGGCGTCAACGGCCCGGCCGATCGTTTCGGTCTTGATGAACGGCGGAGATACGTTTTCTGATAACGCCTTCGCCATTGAAGAAGGTAGAGAAAACCCTAACGTTTGAGATTTCAGTCTTATATAGAGAGTTAAAACCCTAGCGTTTTAAACCCTGATAGAGAAGAGGCGACTCTGGGAGACGATACGGTAGAGCCGGAAGAAACTATGGTAGAGCCATCAGTACGCAGTACACGTGGAAGGTTTATGTGTCGATCGggaccgttcatctagtgggaTCTATACTGGAtggatcaaattttttttttttttttttttattatttttaaatagaacCAATTAGATAATACCATC
Coding sequences:
- the LOC131217284 gene encoding putative ribosome biogenesis protein C8F11.04 yields the protein MAKALSENVSPPFIKTETIGRAVDALIKWIKSQPKHGKAQLLEHEEFFYLTLTLKKIPSNPRTNPYKILLPNPVLPSPLEICLIIDDRSRSGLTSESAKKKIDSESIPISKVLKITKLKSDYRPFEAKRQLCGSYDLFFTDKRVVPVLPRLLGKQFFKKKKIPIPIDLRHKNWKEQIEQACGSALLYLRTGTCCTLKVGKLSMGRDEVVENVVAAIAGAVEVVPKKWANVRSFHLRSLDSLALPIYQVVPEMGLKIEAFKEEVIVPKLKNGPEVAEEKEESEKRKEKESEKKKKKKVSKKGRIHEVRYMDGDINALMAKTVDDDGINDGDAKGGNAELSGNKNKNKRKKTAVTEELSTGHMDGDIDDLVMNADDGIDGVEVNGGAAEMMGKKKSNKKKKAAAMDELDGGTLKKSVKVKKGRNVDGGHLHDLMVNADDGMDGGEVTGGDAEIMSKKKSNKKKASAMEELEVGTLKVLAKVKKVRNVEVNAGLSSSDGVKKRSKDEKPEEKKREGKKKATKIRQ